A portion of the Calothrix sp. 336/3 genome contains these proteins:
- a CDS encoding ABC exporter membrane fusion protein yields the protein MTQNLKFEGGSFQSIFRSPVALAITAALITSSISAYTFLGSRSAQKQKAEVPLVEQEVKTVTALGRLEPKEKVIKLSAPSSTEGNRVEKLLVKEGDRVKVGQVVAILDSRDRLQAALQEAKEQVKVAQANLAQVKAGAKLGEIQAQKAEISRSKAQSLGDAQAQRETLARLEAQWEGDKSAQRATLARLQAQWEGDTAAQKATIRKLQAEVNNAQAEYQRYEKLYKEGAISQSQYDTKRLNVDTLTQQLQEGQVVLQRIDTTGKKQISEAQTNLARVTATGGKQINEARAVLTRIETTGTEQVSSAQATLNKIAEIRPTDITAAQAELDKAIASVKRAEANLAQAYVRSPQEGVIFEIHTRPGEIVSSNGIVDMGGTNQMYAVAEVYQSDISKVKPGQIVRLTSDSIPGELQGKVDRIGWQVKRQNIINADPSDNIDSRIIEVHIKLDAASTEKAAKFTNLQIKAVIEQ from the coding sequence ATGACACAAAACTTAAAGTTTGAGGGTGGTTCGTTCCAGTCAATTTTCCGCTCACCCGTAGCACTAGCGATTACAGCAGCATTAATTACCAGTTCTATTAGTGCTTATACTTTTCTAGGCTCTCGCAGTGCGCAGAAACAGAAGGCTGAAGTTCCTTTGGTAGAGCAAGAGGTAAAAACAGTTACAGCTCTAGGAAGATTAGAGCCGAAAGAGAAAGTCATTAAGCTATCTGCACCTAGTAGTACTGAAGGCAATCGGGTAGAAAAATTATTAGTTAAAGAAGGGGATAGGGTAAAAGTTGGGCAAGTTGTGGCAATTTTAGATAGCCGCGATCGCCTACAAGCTGCCCTACAAGAAGCGAAAGAACAGGTAAAAGTTGCCCAAGCAAATTTAGCTCAGGTGAAAGCAGGGGCAAAGCTAGGAGAAATTCAAGCCCAGAAAGCGGAAATCTCCCGTAGCAAAGCCCAATCCTTAGGTGATGCTCAAGCCCAAAGAGAAACTTTAGCAAGACTAGAGGCACAATGGGAAGGAGATAAATCAGCCCAAAGGGCTACCCTGGCAAGGTTACAGGCACAGTGGGAGGGCGATACTGCGGCTCAGAAAGCCACCATTAGAAAGTTGCAAGCAGAAGTCAATAATGCCCAAGCAGAGTATCAGAGATACGAGAAATTATACAAAGAAGGGGCAATTTCCCAGTCGCAGTACGATACCAAGCGCTTGAATGTGGATACCCTGACACAACAACTTCAGGAAGGGCAGGTAGTACTGCAACGAATTGATACCACAGGGAAAAAACAAATCAGCGAAGCGCAAACTAATTTAGCACGGGTGACAGCCACTGGTGGCAAGCAAATTAACGAAGCCAGGGCAGTACTGACAAGAATTGAGACAACTGGTACAGAGCAAGTATCATCTGCTCAGGCGACTCTGAATAAAATTGCAGAAATTCGCCCCACAGACATTACAGCTGCTCAAGCGGAATTAGACAAGGCGATCGCCTCCGTGAAACGTGCAGAAGCAAACCTAGCCCAAGCTTATGTGCGATCGCCCCAGGAAGGAGTCATATTTGAAATTCATACCCGTCCGGGAGAAATAGTTTCCAGTAACGGTATTGTAGACATGGGCGGTACAAATCAGATGTATGCCGTTGCCGAAGTCTATCAAAGCGATATCAGCAAAGTCAAACCGGGGCAAATAGTACGCTTGACGAGTGATTCCATCCCTGGAGAATTGCAAGGTAAGGTAGATAGAATTGGCTGGCAAGTGAAGCGTCAAAATATTATTAACGCCGATCCCAGCGATAATATTGACTCTCGAATTATTGAAGTACACATCAAATTAGATGCAGCATCCACAGAGAAAGCTGCCAAATTCACTAATCTGCAAATTAAGGCAGTAATTGAGCAGTGA
- the dacB gene encoding D-alanyl-D-alanine carboxypeptidase/D-alanyl-D-alanine-endopeptidase has protein sequence MRFRKITTSLLLLFISTPLGLTSEIAQAQVVVPTETPPSPTTPVAPANTTSFCPAQLTSAIDAVVNRTQFTRARWGILIQPLGSNQTLYNRDSKKFFTPASVTKVLTTAAALQALGSSYRFRTTVYGNAENMRVVGGGDPSLTNAQLQALAKQLKQRGIQSIKTLNADEGLIQGDIVHPTWQWEDIYSDYGAPISSFMVNENTFGIKLSPQAVGRNVAIAWNDANEARLWQVINQSTTVANNQPNTINITRELSGRVLRIQGNLAANADPMNVALPVVDPGFYFLRRFRTALAGEKISLDKTALVTGGKNESQLASVQSPPLSELIATVNLDSNNLYAESLLRALGTRQARKPQQTTADAGLELLKTTLTQLGVDATSYIINDGSGLSRRNLISPEALVQTLRGIARSPGNSVYRASLPVGGKTGTLKFRFRNTPAEGIVQAKTGTMTGVVSLAGYVNPPNYEPIVFSVIVNQTSLPASTVRQAIDEVVIMLAQLRRC, from the coding sequence ATGAGATTCAGAAAAATTACTACCAGCCTTTTACTATTATTTATCAGTACACCCCTGGGTTTAACCTCAGAAATCGCCCAAGCACAGGTTGTAGTTCCCACAGAAACACCCCCAAGCCCAACCACACCAGTTGCCCCAGCTAACACAACATCCTTCTGCCCTGCCCAACTAACTAGTGCCATAGACGCTGTAGTGAATCGCACTCAGTTTACCCGTGCCCGTTGGGGTATTTTGATACAGCCCCTAGGATCTAACCAAACACTCTACAATCGTGATTCCAAAAAATTCTTTACCCCCGCATCCGTCACCAAAGTACTCACCACTGCCGCAGCTTTGCAAGCTCTCGGTTCTAGTTACCGTTTCCGCACTACTGTCTATGGCAATGCCGAGAATATGCGAGTTGTGGGTGGAGGCGACCCCAGTTTAACAAATGCCCAGTTACAAGCCTTAGCAAAGCAACTCAAACAAAGGGGTATTCAGAGTATCAAAACATTAAACGCCGACGAGGGCTTGATTCAAGGTGATATTGTTCACCCCACCTGGCAATGGGAAGATATTTACTCCGATTACGGCGCGCCTATCAGTAGTTTCATGGTGAATGAGAATACTTTTGGTATCAAATTATCACCCCAAGCCGTAGGGCGTAACGTTGCGATCGCCTGGAATGATGCCAACGAAGCGCGACTGTGGCAGGTGATTAATCAATCCACCACCGTAGCCAATAACCAGCCCAATACAATCAATATTACCCGTGAACTGTCTGGGAGAGTTTTACGTATTCAAGGCAATTTAGCCGCCAATGCTGACCCGATGAACGTTGCATTACCAGTAGTAGACCCTGGTTTTTATTTTTTGCGGCGTTTTCGTACTGCTTTAGCTGGGGAAAAAATCTCATTGGATAAAACAGCATTGGTGACTGGTGGTAAAAATGAAAGCCAACTTGCATCCGTACAATCACCACCACTTTCCGAGTTAATTGCTACGGTAAATTTAGATAGTAATAATCTTTACGCAGAATCATTGTTACGCGCTCTAGGAACTCGACAAGCACGCAAACCCCAACAAACCACTGCCGATGCAGGTTTAGAATTACTCAAAACCACCTTAACTCAATTGGGAGTGGATGCTACTAGTTATATTATTAACGATGGTTCCGGTTTATCCCGTCGTAATTTAATTAGTCCCGAAGCTTTGGTGCAAACGTTACGAGGAATTGCCAGAAGTCCGGGAAATTCTGTTTACCGTGCATCCTTACCAGTGGGTGGGAAAACAGGAACCCTGAAGTTTCGTTTCCGTAACACCCCCGCAGAAGGGATTGTACAAGCCAAAACAGGAACTATGACTGGTGTGGTGTCCCTTGCTGGGTATGTGAATCCACCCAATTATGAACCTATCGTTTTCAGTGTGATTGTCAATCAAACATCATTACCAGCATCAACTGTGAGACAAGCAATAGATGAAGTTGTAATTATGTTGGCACAGTTGCGCCGTTGTTGA
- a CDS encoding GNAT family N-acetyltransferase yields the protein MLIRHAVEQDLPRIVAIYNAAIPHRMATADLEPVTVESRRHWFSGRSPSHRPLWVIEIDHTIAGWLSFQSFYGRPAYHGTAEISVYIAPEYHRQGLGKKLLQTAIYHSPNLGIKNIISFIFAHNTPSLKLFSSFSFQQWGYLPGVAELDGINRDLVIMGLAVIANRE from the coding sequence ATGCTGATTCGCCATGCCGTAGAACAAGACTTACCTAGGATTGTGGCAATCTATAACGCGGCAATTCCCCATCGCATGGCAACTGCTGACTTAGAACCTGTAACAGTAGAAAGTCGTCGTCACTGGTTTAGTGGGCGATCGCCTTCCCATCGTCCCCTTTGGGTGATAGAAATTGATCACACCATTGCCGGATGGTTGAGCTTTCAATCATTTTATGGCAGACCTGCCTACCATGGGACTGCGGAAATTAGTGTGTATATTGCCCCTGAATACCACCGTCAAGGTTTAGGCAAAAAACTTTTACAAACAGCAATTTATCACAGCCCCAATTTAGGTATCAAAAATATTATCAGCTTCATCTTTGCTCACAACACACCTAGCTTAAAACTCTTTTCTTCCTTTTCTTTTCAGCAGTGGGGATACTTGCCAGGAGTCGCAGAATTGGACGGAATTAACCGTGATTTAGTCATCATGGGATTGGCAGTCATCGCAAATCGGGAATAG
- a CDS encoding CHAT domain-containing protein → MVQTTLILTANPKGTSQLRLDQEVRDIEEGLHRAKNRDQFAIKSLFAVRPRDIQRAMLDINPAIVHFSGHGTGDEGLVFEDETGSTKLVDGEALGGLFELFAEQVQCVVLNGCYSEVQAEAIAQHVNYVIGMKKAIGDKAAIEFAVGFYDALGAGKPVEFAYKLGCAAIRLAGISEQLTPVLKKKSNIEKTISIEEPLTVTNKSEPEELNDSDRKILTDLLIRSGRAEYSARKALCIRIGIDPNKLEFLRQSTDANFALELIDYLHSTDDQEALGKVCNEIQVVFKRGKYAADLENIQSKLNVQL, encoded by the coding sequence CAACTACGTTTAGATCAGGAAGTGCGAGATATTGAAGAAGGATTACATCGGGCAAAAAACCGCGATCAGTTCGCTATCAAATCTTTGTTTGCAGTGCGACCGAGGGACATCCAACGGGCTATGCTAGATATCAATCCTGCTATTGTTCATTTTTCTGGACATGGAACAGGGGATGAGGGTTTAGTATTTGAAGATGAAACAGGTTCGACAAAGCTAGTCGATGGAGAAGCTCTAGGGGGACTGTTTGAACTGTTTGCAGAGCAAGTACAATGTGTTGTTCTGAATGGCTGTTATTCGGAAGTACAAGCAGAGGCGATCGCGCAACACGTTAATTATGTAATTGGGATGAAAAAGGCGATCGGAGATAAAGCTGCAATTGAATTCGCTGTCGGTTTTTATGATGCTCTAGGAGCAGGAAAACCAGTAGAATTTGCTTATAAATTAGGTTGTGCAGCAATTCGGTTAGCAGGTATTTCAGAGCAACTCACCCCGGTTCTCAAGAAAAAGTCAAATATTGAAAAGACAATTTCTATTGAAGAACCGCTAACAGTCACGAACAAATCAGAACCAGAAGAACTAAACGACTCTGACAGAAAAATACTGACAGACCTCCTGATACGTAGTGGACGTGCAGAATATTCCGCACGCAAAGCACTTTGTATCAGAATTGGAATTGACCCAAATAAACTGGAATTTTTAAGACAATCAACCGATGCTAACTTTGCTTTAGAGCTAATTGACTATTTACATAGTACAGATGATCAGGAAGCTCTTGGGAAAGTCTGTAACGAAATTCAAGTTGTGTTTAAAAGAGGAAAATACGCGGCTGATTTGGAAAATATTCAATCAAAACTCAACGTTCAACTGTAA
- a CDS encoding DevA family ABC transporter ATP-binding protein — MYNPNSTVISVTNLNHFFGSGQLRKQVLFDINLNIQAGEIIIMTGPSGSGKTTLLTLVGGLRSAQSGSLQILGEELCGASAKQLTAARKSHGYIFQAHNLHGSLTAIQNVRMGLEVHRGIPVKEMMQRSQAMLELVGLGDRANYYPDNLSGGQKQRVAIARALVNQPKIVLADEPTAALDKKSGRDVVELMQKLAKEQGCTILLVTHDNRILDIADRIIYMEDGNLVSDGVDALAAVH, encoded by the coding sequence ATGTATAATCCCAATTCAACAGTTATCTCCGTCACCAACCTCAATCATTTTTTTGGTAGTGGGCAATTACGCAAACAAGTTTTATTTGATATTAATCTCAACATCCAAGCCGGGGAGATTATTATTATGACAGGTCCCTCTGGCTCAGGTAAAACAACCTTACTCACCTTAGTCGGAGGTTTACGTTCTGCCCAATCTGGTAGCTTACAAATATTAGGTGAAGAACTGTGTGGAGCTAGTGCCAAACAATTAACCGCAGCACGTAAAAGCCATGGATATATTTTCCAAGCACATAATTTACACGGTAGTCTAACGGCAATTCAAAATGTACGCATGGGGTTAGAAGTCCATCGGGGAATTCCTGTCAAGGAGATGATGCAACGTTCCCAGGCAATGTTAGAGTTAGTTGGACTTGGCGATCGCGCAAATTACTATCCTGATAATTTATCTGGAGGGCAAAAACAACGGGTGGCGATCGCTAGAGCATTAGTCAATCAACCCAAAATAGTCTTAGCTGATGAACCAACTGCTGCTTTAGATAAAAAATCTGGGCGAGATGTGGTGGAATTAATGCAGAAATTAGCTAAAGAACAAGGCTGTACAATCCTCTTAGTCACCCACGATAATCGGATTTTAGATATTGCCGATAGAATTATTTATATGGAAGATGGCAATCTAGTAAGTGATGGGGTTGATGCTTTAGCAGCCGTACACTAG
- a CDS encoding alpha-amylase yields MADVNGVIMQYFHWYNPDNGTLWQEVKSRAGELAKAGITAIWLPPAYKGMAGKSDVGYGVYDLFDLGEFSQKDSIRTKYGTREQYLDAIKGLQAAKIQVYGDTVLNHKMGADSPETCKATPYSQDNRLNSKGGLQEIKTYTHFHFPGRQGKYSQFEWHWHHFDAVDYNEYNSGDRGTIYLLEGKQFDDYVALEKGNFAYLMGCDIDFQNPWVREEIIRWGKWYLDTTGIDGFRIDAIKHISAWFFPQWLDELEQYAGKELFAVGEYWVPKINDIHWYLDTVGGKMSAFDVPLHYNFHYASRAGGNYDMRRILDSTLMQQRPTHAVTFVENHDSQPLQALESVVEPWFKPLAYAIILLRREGYPCVFYADYYGAEYEDWGRDGNRYRIFLPAHRNVIDKLLYARHNYAYGAQYDYFDHYNTIGWTRLGDEQHPKAMAVIMSDGAPGFKWMEVGKPNTKFVDITDNISQPIYTNEAGWGEFHCAGGSVSVWVQE; encoded by the coding sequence ATGGCAGATGTAAATGGCGTAATCATGCAATACTTCCATTGGTATAATCCCGACAATGGTACGTTGTGGCAAGAAGTCAAAAGTAGAGCGGGAGAATTAGCCAAAGCTGGAATTACTGCAATTTGGCTACCACCAGCATACAAAGGCATGGCGGGTAAAAGTGATGTCGGTTATGGGGTATATGATTTATTTGATTTAGGTGAATTTTCACAAAAAGATTCAATTCGTACCAAGTATGGAACCCGTGAACAGTATTTAGATGCCATAAAAGGATTACAAGCAGCGAAGATTCAAGTTTATGGGGATACGGTTCTCAATCACAAAATGGGTGCAGACTCTCCAGAAACCTGCAAAGCAACCCCCTATTCTCAAGATAATCGCTTAAATTCCAAAGGCGGATTACAGGAAATTAAAACCTATACCCATTTTCATTTTCCCGGACGACAGGGCAAATATTCCCAGTTTGAATGGCATTGGCATCATTTCGATGCTGTCGATTATAACGAATATAACAGTGGCGATCGCGGTACTATTTATCTCCTTGAAGGTAAACAATTTGATGATTATGTTGCCCTAGAGAAGGGTAACTTTGCTTACCTCATGGGTTGTGACATCGATTTTCAAAATCCCTGGGTACGGGAAGAAATTATCCGTTGGGGTAAATGGTATCTCGATACAACTGGTATCGATGGTTTCCGTATTGATGCCATCAAGCACATTTCTGCCTGGTTTTTCCCTCAGTGGTTAGATGAACTAGAGCAATACGCAGGTAAAGAGTTATTCGCTGTCGGGGAATACTGGGTTCCTAAAATCAATGATATCCATTGGTATCTCGACACTGTGGGGGGCAAAATGTCAGCTTTTGACGTACCTCTGCATTACAACTTCCATTATGCTAGCCGTGCCGGTGGTAACTACGATATGCGCCGCATCTTAGATAGTACCTTGATGCAGCAACGACCGACCCATGCCGTCACCTTTGTGGAAAACCACGATTCCCAACCCCTGCAAGCCTTAGAATCGGTAGTTGAACCCTGGTTTAAACCCCTGGCATATGCAATCATTTTGCTCCGTCGTGAGGGATATCCTTGTGTGTTCTACGCTGATTACTACGGTGCAGAATACGAAGATTGGGGACGAGATGGAAACCGCTATCGAATTTTCCTCCCTGCTCATCGTAATGTCATAGATAAATTACTCTATGCACGCCATAATTACGCCTATGGCGCACAATATGATTACTTCGACCACTACAATACCATCGGCTGGACACGACTCGGTGACGAACAGCACCCGAAAGCAATGGCAGTGATTATGAGTGACGGTGCGCCAGGTTTTAAATGGATGGAAGTTGGTAAACCTAATACCAAGTTTGTAGATATTACAGATAATATTTCCCAACCAATTTATACCAATGAAGCGGGATGGGGCGAGTTCCATTGTGCTGGTGGTTCCGTCTCTGTATGGGTTCAAGAATAA
- a CDS encoding tetratricopeptide repeat protein has protein sequence MSPEIQDSLNQYLEKLCLSRQYQDRQQEILCLNQLAGIHEKLFDFSQALAYYQQLLDLAQQISDKGWQEIALYHLGNCYREFSQFHESIDYFQRLVTTTQETGNRVLQIAGIWGLGTNYQNLGEYYQAIECFQNQLAISCEINERSWQKSALGSLGNVYQFLGDYQQALGYEQKALEIAQEMMDMKSEGDSLANLGSIYLQLEQWMVAEELCHQSLAIAQKIGSKNLLMVSLSCLGRAYKGLKQYQQAKEYLTSALGISHEIGEKRVRSAILQELSDICSLTHQLQQAIKYNTESLHICRQIGNRFGEAAALSRIAGTYQHIGNINKALQYYQQALAISQEIDARQSQQQLLFNIGGLFYRDRQYVPALECFKSALLLVKHVPNAPEEAKITLALAATLHKLNKQTEAIFHYRQAYKIYKRLGNDTQAEEMLNTMHQLMKEGV, from the coding sequence ATGTCTCCAGAAATCCAAGATTCTCTCAACCAATATTTAGAAAAACTTTGCTTAAGTCGCCAATATCAGGACAGACAGCAGGAGATACTATGTCTAAATCAGCTTGCCGGTATCCATGAAAAGTTATTTGATTTTTCCCAAGCCTTGGCATACTATCAGCAATTGCTTGATTTGGCACAGCAAATATCTGATAAGGGGTGGCAAGAAATTGCCCTTTATCATCTGGGAAATTGTTATCGCGAATTTAGCCAATTTCATGAATCAATTGATTATTTTCAACGCTTAGTGACAACTACCCAGGAGACGGGAAATCGAGTCTTACAAATTGCCGGAATTTGGGGATTAGGAACGAATTATCAAAATCTGGGTGAATATTATCAAGCAATTGAATGCTTCCAAAATCAGCTCGCCATTAGTTGTGAAATCAACGAGCGGAGCTGGCAGAAAAGTGCTTTAGGTTCCCTAGGAAATGTCTATCAGTTTTTAGGAGACTATCAGCAAGCTTTAGGATATGAGCAAAAAGCTTTAGAAATTGCTCAAGAAATGATGGATATGAAATCTGAGGGCGATTCTCTCGCAAACCTCGGTAGTATTTATTTGCAATTAGAACAGTGGATGGTGGCAGAGGAATTATGTCATCAATCCTTAGCGATCGCCCAAAAAATCGGCAGCAAAAACCTGCTCATGGTGAGTTTAAGCTGTTTAGGTAGGGCATATAAAGGGCTGAAACAGTATCAGCAAGCTAAGGAGTATTTAACATCCGCTCTGGGAATTTCCCATGAAATTGGTGAAAAGCGGGTTCGCAGTGCGATTCTGCAAGAATTAAGTGATATTTGTAGCTTGACGCACCAGCTCCAACAAGCAATCAAATATAATACTGAGTCTTTGCATATCTGTAGACAAATCGGTAATCGTTTTGGAGAAGCTGCGGCTTTATCCAGAATTGCTGGTACATATCAGCACATCGGTAATATCAACAAAGCTTTGCAATATTACCAACAAGCTTTAGCCATTTCCCAAGAAATTGACGCAAGACAAAGCCAACAGCAGCTACTGTTTAATATTGGTGGCTTATTTTATCGCGATCGCCAATATGTCCCAGCCCTAGAATGCTTTAAATCAGCCCTATTACTCGTCAAACATGTGCCCAATGCTCCCGAAGAAGCCAAAATTACCCTGGCTCTAGCAGCAACCCTACATAAATTAAACAAACAAACAGAAGCGATTTTTCACTACCGTCAGGCATATAAAATCTATAAACGCCTCGGCAATGATACCCAAGCAGAGGAAATGTTAAATACCATGCATCAATTAATGAAGGAAGGAGTTTGA
- the devC gene encoding ABC transporter permease DevC, with protein sequence MIGLINQIQRRTPLGWLQLSKERSRFLVALSGVAFADVLMFMQLGFQDALYKSATRLHEDLQADVVIVGKQARNLSDMSTFTRRRLFQAMDVEGVKSAEAMYVNNITWKNPETRKETGMLVVGFNPDKSAFNIPEVNRQLNVMKLPDTYLFDGASRGDYKQAIAQLQIGKSVKTEIERRTITIAGMFKVGASFAADGSLFTSDQNFLRLFGKRDAGSVSIGLIQLQPGYEPEKVAASLKQYLPQDDIKVLTKAEFIAFEKDYWQKNTAIGFIFTLGVTMGFLVGIIIVYQVLSTDVNAHMKEYATFKAIGYNNAYLLGVVFEEALILAILGFIPGAAVSTGLYALTRNATNLPLFMTVARAIQVLILTFIMCIISGAVATRKVQSADPADMF encoded by the coding sequence ATGATTGGCTTAATTAATCAAATTCAGCGACGTACTCCCCTCGGATGGTTGCAGTTAAGTAAAGAAAGAAGTCGTTTTTTAGTGGCATTATCAGGAGTTGCCTTTGCTGATGTGCTGATGTTTATGCAGTTGGGTTTTCAGGATGCATTGTATAAAAGTGCAACTCGTCTCCACGAGGATTTACAGGCAGATGTGGTGATTGTTGGCAAACAAGCTCGCAACCTATCAGATATGTCTACCTTCACTCGCAGACGTTTATTTCAAGCGATGGATGTGGAGGGAGTCAAATCCGCAGAAGCAATGTATGTCAATAATATTACTTGGAAAAATCCTGAAACTCGCAAAGAAACAGGAATGTTAGTTGTGGGATTTAATCCTGACAAATCAGCTTTTAACATTCCGGAAGTCAACCGTCAGCTAAACGTGATGAAATTGCCCGACACCTACCTGTTTGATGGAGCATCACGGGGAGATTATAAACAGGCGATCGCCCAACTGCAAATAGGAAAGTCTGTGAAGACGGAAATTGAGCGACGCACCATTACCATTGCAGGTATGTTCAAAGTCGGTGCATCTTTTGCCGCAGATGGTAGCCTATTCACAAGTGATCAGAATTTTCTCAGACTCTTTGGCAAACGAGATGCGGGAAGTGTCAGTATTGGGTTAATTCAACTCCAACCAGGTTACGAACCGGAAAAGGTAGCAGCAAGTTTAAAACAATACTTGCCTCAGGATGATATTAAAGTTCTTACCAAGGCAGAATTTATCGCCTTTGAAAAAGATTATTGGCAAAAAAATACAGCTATTGGTTTTATTTTTACCCTAGGTGTCACCATGGGGTTTCTAGTCGGAATAATTATTGTATATCAAGTCCTTTCTACAGATGTTAATGCCCATATGAAGGAATATGCTACTTTTAAAGCCATAGGATATAACAATGCCTATTTATTAGGTGTAGTTTTTGAAGAGGCTTTAATTTTAGCGATTTTAGGCTTCATTCCTGGTGCTGCTGTATCTACAGGTTTATATGCATTGACACGGAATGCGACTAACTTACCCCTATTTATGACTGTAGCTAGGGCAATTCAAGTTTTAATTTTAACATTTATTATGTGTATTATTTCTGGGGCTGTGGCTACGAGAAAAGTCCAATCTGCCGACCCCGCAGATATGTTTTAA
- a CDS encoding addiction module protein, translating to MSLQLELLPRLQNMSETAEKLKLELSQLSAKERAEIAYFLIHSLDEGIDDNLEMAWDTELTQRLEDINRKTAIGEPSSQVFSELREKYS from the coding sequence TTGAGTCTACAATTAGAATTGTTGCCCAGACTGCAAAACATGAGTGAAACTGCGGAAAAACTTAAACTCGAACTTTCTCAGCTTTCTGCAAAAGAACGTGCTGAAATTGCCTACTTTTTAATTCATTCTCTAGATGAGGGTATAGATGATAATCTAGAAATGGCTTGGGATACGGAATTAACCCAACGGTTGGAGGATATTAATCGCAAAACAGCCATTGGAGAACCATCATCTCAAGTTTTTTCTGAGTTACGAGAAAAGTATTCGTGA
- the hetR gene encoding heterocyst differentiation master regulator HetR — translation MSNDIDLIKRLGPSAMDQIMLYLAFSAMRTSGHRHGAFLDAAATAAKCAIYMTYLEQGQNLRMTGHLHHLEPKRVKIIVEEVRQALTEGKLLKMLGSQEPRYLIQFPYVWMEKYPWRPGRSRIPGTSLTSEEKRQIEQKLPPNLPDAQLITSFEFLELIEFLHKRSQEDLPQEHQMPLSEALAEHIKRRLLYSGTVTRIDSPWGMPFYALTRPFYAPADDQERQYIMVEDTARYFRMMRDWAERLANTMRVLEELDIPPDNISPALEELDEVIRAWADKYHQDGGIPMILQMVFGKKED, via the coding sequence ATGAGTAACGACATCGATCTGATCAAGCGTCTCGGTCCCAGTGCGATGGATCAGATCATGCTTTATTTAGCTTTTAGTGCCATGCGAACCAGTGGGCATCGGCATGGGGCTTTCTTAGATGCGGCGGCAACGGCGGCAAAGTGTGCTATTTATATGACCTATTTGGAGCAAGGGCAAAACTTGCGAATGACAGGGCATTTGCATCACCTAGAGCCGAAGCGTGTCAAAATCATTGTTGAGGAAGTCAGGCAGGCTTTGACTGAGGGTAAATTGCTGAAGATGCTAGGTTCCCAAGAACCCCGTTATCTGATTCAGTTTCCCTATGTTTGGATGGAAAAGTACCCTTGGCGACCAGGGCGATCGCGCATCCCTGGAACTAGCTTGACAAGCGAAGAAAAACGGCAAATCGAGCAAAAACTTCCACCCAATCTGCCTGATGCTCAATTAATCACCTCCTTTGAATTTCTGGAATTAATCGAGTTTTTACATAAGCGTTCTCAAGAAGACTTACCCCAAGAGCATCAAATGCCCCTCAGCGAAGCTCTTGCAGAGCACATTAAGCGGCGTTTGCTGTATTCTGGGACTGTCACCCGGATTGATTCACCCTGGGGAATGCCTTTCTATGCCCTAACTCGTCCGTTTTATGCTCCCGCCGATGATCAAGAACGTCAATACATTATGGTGGAAGATACCGCTCGGTATTTCCGTATGATGCGTGACTGGGCTGAGCGATTGGCAAACACAATGCGAGTTTTAGAAGAATTAGATATCCCACCAGATAACATCTCCCCAGCTTTAGAAGAACTAGATGAAGTGATTCGCGCTTGGGCTGATAAATATCACCAAGATGGTGGTATTCCGATGATTTTACAGATGGTTTTTGGGAAAAAAGAGGATTGA